The following coding sequences are from one Candidatus Dependentiae bacterium window:
- a CDS encoding sigma 54-interacting transcriptional regulator, producing MFLLLEAVLGSYPFLMAATTVSFILKAYILSTLILRKSESRNAQLPKILLVLVLISAMVVDSAWFLTLAKYLFSVDISYRIRIFWTRIAWAFSVIQYQSLALFLETLVRSKKKLNLRQLIILCISTTFCLLFLGLSIFHFNCFQPSDRSLFECKLQQIFTLYLFFPLMAAPLFIAIKKLRTSTIPKILKSQLKLIIQTLIFPHLISDFIQFYPFGFFPAYITSNYAAVSISTITLTFAMYYCIKKIIGLRFLNFHNHVETKTRYNFVEGFKEVLKQLSHATTYKELQHFTQMSFKEMFQIPISRTRLYIRSIKKPIFEQHETSHTEHITENFLVLQPDILTSYIQKNQILIYDEIAFSNFYEKSEKTEKILKFLDALNADMFIPIATQEKIIGYIVIDRFARPQEFYSNVEHNEIAVFANYLANIINLLQTRNIEHLIQREKELQEELYNKHQEINQYKESIRSFLRNSKQGDTGIIFYKNRRFTYGNQIAKELLDLNLNQQEGHPVTQKLKNLARKVQEYKTPQSCFVKDKHGQRLVLSAVPHLEQNNVIIVLYYPEISDLVKKQIESLRDPSKWDYLLYLETTASGKMINQLIPSTGEHMLNFKISLLQAALSKKATLLEMPKEDLLPTVRLLHHISLRETLHTIKLTQPCTNNDIATKLFGINPIFGIQSEAPLLEKLDKNGTIFIENIHYLDPESQEYLAEYLTYGFFRMFKSEQKMASNVRIICSTNQKLSLLVQEGTFSQRLFRQLKKHTLSMPSLLSVPDEEIHELAEGYTEQALKADDFKNLLELTDKEKTRISGTRPISLQEFKSKIQQMLQNKSKKNCIYSETQFDPAFEITDPELIEVARLGKNALRDETAMRLLWRKFKSQSQIASFLGVNRSSVNRRCKQYNLE from the coding sequence ATGTTCTTACTACTTGAAGCTGTTTTAGGTTCTTATCCCTTTTTAATGGCCGCAACAACAGTTTCGTTCATTTTAAAAGCCTATATACTCAGCACTCTTATATTGCGAAAATCAGAATCCCGCAATGCACAGCTCCCAAAGATATTATTAGTTCTTGTGCTTATTTCAGCAATGGTAGTTGATTCTGCATGGTTTTTGACGCTTGCTAAGTATTTATTCTCTGTCGATATCAGTTATAGAATTAGAATTTTTTGGACTAGAATTGCCTGGGCATTTTCTGTCATTCAATATCAATCTCTGGCCTTATTCTTAGAAACCCTTGTAAGGTCTAAAAAAAAATTAAACCTCAGACAACTAATTATTCTTTGTATTAGTACTACATTTTGCTTACTATTTCTAGGCTTATCTATCTTCCATTTTAATTGTTTCCAACCAAGCGATCGCTCTTTATTTGAGTGTAAATTACAGCAAATATTCACATTATATCTCTTTTTCCCACTCATGGCAGCTCCACTATTTATAGCTATAAAAAAACTCCGAACTTCCACCATACCTAAAATATTAAAAAGCCAACTTAAACTTATTATTCAAACTCTTATATTCCCACATTTGATTTCAGATTTTATTCAGTTTTATCCTTTTGGATTTTTCCCGGCATATATTACTAGTAATTATGCTGCAGTAAGTATTTCAACAATAACACTTACTTTTGCTATGTATTATTGTATAAAAAAAATCATAGGTCTTAGATTTCTCAATTTTCACAACCATGTAGAAACAAAAACGCGATATAACTTTGTAGAAGGGTTCAAAGAAGTTCTCAAACAACTTAGCCATGCAACCACCTATAAAGAACTGCAACATTTTACACAGATGTCATTCAAAGAGATGTTCCAAATCCCTATATCACGAACAAGATTATATATTCGATCAATTAAAAAACCGATTTTTGAACAACATGAAACATCTCATACTGAACATATCACAGAGAATTTTCTTGTTTTGCAACCTGATATACTCACCAGCTATATTCAAAAAAATCAGATTCTTATTTACGATGAGATTGCATTCAGTAATTTTTATGAAAAATCCGAAAAAACTGAAAAAATTCTCAAATTCCTTGATGCACTCAATGCCGATATGTTTATTCCTATTGCAACACAAGAAAAAATTATTGGATACATTGTCATTGATCGCTTTGCACGTCCACAAGAATTTTATAGTAATGTGGAACATAACGAGATTGCAGTATTTGCAAACTATTTAGCAAACATTATCAATCTATTGCAAACACGTAACATCGAGCATTTAATTCAACGAGAAAAAGAGTTACAAGAAGAACTCTATAATAAACACCAGGAAATCAATCAATACAAAGAAAGTATTCGTTCATTCTTGCGTAATAGCAAGCAAGGTGATACCGGCATTATTTTTTATAAAAACCGTCGCTTTACTTATGGAAATCAAATCGCAAAAGAACTTCTTGATCTGAACCTTAATCAACAAGAAGGCCATCCTGTAACACAAAAACTGAAAAATCTTGCTCGCAAAGTACAAGAATATAAAACACCTCAAAGTTGTTTTGTAAAAGACAAACATGGCCAAAGATTGGTCCTTTCAGCAGTCCCACATTTAGAACAAAACAATGTTATTATTGTACTCTATTATCCTGAAATATCTGACTTGGTAAAAAAACAGATCGAATCACTCCGTGATCCATCAAAATGGGACTATTTATTGTACTTAGAAACAACTGCATCGGGTAAAATGATCAATCAACTGATACCAAGCACCGGCGAGCATATGCTCAATTTCAAGATTTCATTACTGCAGGCAGCATTAAGCAAAAAAGCGACATTACTTGAAATGCCCAAAGAAGATCTCCTTCCTACCGTTCGTTTATTGCATCATATAAGTTTACGCGAAACATTACACACCATTAAACTTACTCAACCTTGTACAAATAATGACATCGCAACCAAACTGTTCGGTATTAATCCTATTTTTGGCATACAATCTGAAGCTCCATTGCTCGAAAAGCTAGATAAAAACGGTACAATATTTATCGAAAACATTCACTATCTTGATCCTGAATCTCAGGAATATCTTGCTGAATATCTTACCTATGGTTTTTTCCGCATGTTCAAGAGCGAACAAAAAATGGCGAGCAATGTGCGCATTATATGCTCAACTAACCAAAAATTAAGTTTATTAGTACAGGAAGGTACATTTAGCCAACGCTTATTCAGGCAACTGAAAAAACATACCTTAAGTATGCCATCATTACTTTCAGTCCCTGATGAAGAAATTCACGAATTGGCTGAAGGATATACAGAACAAGCATTAAAAGCTGATGACTTTAAAAATCTTTTAGAATTAACCGACAAAGAAAAAACTAGAATTTCAGGAACACGTCCGATTAGCTTGCAAGAGTTCAAAAGTAAAATACAACAGATGCTCCAAAATAAATCTAAAAAGAACTGCATTTATAGTGAAACACAATTTGATCCCGCTTTTGAAATCACTGATCCTGAATTAATAGAAGTTGCGCGTTTAGGAAAAAACGCATTACGTGACGAAACGGCTATGAGATTGTTATGGCGTAAGTTTAAAAGTCAAAGTCAAATTGCATCTTTTCTGGGCGTCAATCGCTCATCGGTTAACCGCAGATGTAAACAGTACAATTTAGAATAA